The Mycolicibacterium hassiacum DSM 44199 genome includes a window with the following:
- a CDS encoding TM0106 family RecB-like putative nuclease: MFVADGRVIFSASDLAAAARCEYALLRAFDARLGRGPAVAAEDELLARTAQLGDEHEQRHLGELRDRTDITIIGRPSHTVAGLTAAAEATMRAIERRAPVIYQAAMFDGRFVGFADFLILEQDRYRLRDTKLARAVKVEALLQLAAYADTLTAAGVPIAPVVELVLGDGAVAEYRADELIPVYRRRRAQLQQLLDRHYAAGRPVAWEDESVRACLRCPECAAELRARDDLLLVAGMRIDQRARLIEAGIGTVAELAERSEPVAGMSARTFGALHAQARLQRAPRVDNKPAYEVFDPQPLMALPDQDRGDLFFDFEGDPLWTADGRSWGLEYLWGVLTADGRFRPFWAHDRAGERQALVDFLDMVRKRRRRYPGMHIYHYADYERTTLLRLAGRHGVGEAEIDELLREGVLVDLYPLLRKSIRVGTENYSIKSLEPLYMGNELRTGEVTTATDSITQYARYCALRDQGRADEAAAVLKEIEEYNLYDCRSTQRLRDWLMVRVIEAGVPPRGPRRLQPDESDELADETGDELDRRLRAYAGDDAAARTAEQTAVAMYAAARGYHRREHKPFWWAHFDRINHPVDEWAEDSDVFLIERVEIEADWHVPPRARKPQRRLRLFGELASGELSSDMYALYEPPVPAGLSGDPDRRGWGTVSVVECNDPDVPTEVVVIERQPKDGAVFDQLPFALTPQPPVRTRPLEESIEATAAAIADGLPRLPCDAVTDILLRRPPRTRSGRPVPHDGTIEDDLTAAVLDLDNSYVAVHGPPGTGKTFTSARVIERLVNRHRWRVGVVAQSHAVVENLFADLLRAGVDGARVAKKPNTVSDGWTELDPKAFATFLDEHAARGEGCVIGGTGWDFANRCRVPHRALDLLVIEEAGQYSLANTIAVAPAARNLMLLGDPQQLPQVSQGTHPEPVDRSALGWLVGEAHTLPPELGYFLDRSYRMHPAVCASVSRLSYDGRLQSVAEVTAARRLHGYQPGVRVLTVEHTDNATESPEEADAIVARIGALLGTPWTDEHGTVPLEQRHVLVVTPYNAQVVLLRRRLDAAGYRDVEAGTVDKFQGRQAPVVFVSMAASSAENVPRGLGFLFNRNRLNVAISRAKYLCEIVQSPQLTEFLPSTPEGLLELGAFLCLPTCDTPDR, from the coding sequence ATGTTCGTCGCCGACGGCCGAGTGATCTTCAGCGCCTCGGACCTCGCCGCGGCCGCCCGCTGCGAGTACGCGCTGCTGCGCGCCTTCGACGCCCGGCTCGGCCGCGGCCCGGCGGTCGCGGCCGAGGACGAGCTGCTGGCCCGCACCGCCCAACTCGGCGACGAGCACGAACAGCGCCACCTCGGCGAGTTGCGCGACCGCACCGACATCACGATCATCGGGCGGCCCAGCCACACCGTTGCGGGCCTCACCGCGGCCGCCGAGGCCACCATGCGCGCGATCGAACGCCGCGCGCCGGTCATCTATCAGGCGGCGATGTTCGACGGCCGGTTCGTCGGGTTCGCCGACTTCCTGATCCTCGAGCAGGACCGCTACCGGCTGCGCGACACCAAGCTGGCCCGCGCGGTCAAGGTGGAGGCGCTGCTGCAGCTGGCCGCCTACGCCGACACCCTCACCGCCGCGGGGGTGCCGATCGCGCCCGTGGTGGAGCTGGTGCTGGGCGACGGCGCGGTCGCCGAGTACCGGGCCGACGAACTGATCCCGGTGTACCGGCGCCGGCGCGCCCAGCTGCAGCAACTGCTCGACCGCCACTACGCCGCCGGCCGGCCGGTCGCCTGGGAGGACGAATCGGTGCGGGCCTGCCTGCGGTGCCCGGAGTGCGCGGCCGAACTGCGCGCCCGCGACGACCTGCTGCTGGTCGCCGGCATGCGCATCGACCAGCGGGCCCGGCTCATCGAGGCGGGTATCGGCACCGTCGCCGAGCTGGCCGAACGCAGTGAGCCGGTGGCCGGGATGTCCGCGCGCACGTTCGGCGCGCTGCACGCCCAGGCCCGGCTGCAGCGGGCTCCGAGGGTCGACAACAAACCCGCCTACGAGGTGTTCGACCCGCAACCGCTGATGGCGCTGCCCGACCAGGACCGGGGCGATCTGTTCTTCGACTTCGAGGGCGACCCGTTGTGGACCGCCGACGGCAGGTCCTGGGGGCTGGAATACCTGTGGGGCGTGCTCACCGCCGACGGGCGGTTCCGCCCGTTCTGGGCGCACGACCGGGCCGGCGAACGCCAGGCGCTCGTCGACTTTCTGGACATGGTGCGCAAACGGCGCCGCCGGTATCCGGGCATGCACATCTACCACTACGCCGACTACGAGCGGACCACTCTGCTGCGGCTGGCCGGCCGCCACGGGGTCGGCGAGGCCGAGATCGACGAGCTGCTCCGCGAGGGTGTGCTGGTCGACCTTTACCCGTTGCTGCGCAAGAGCATTCGCGTCGGCACCGAGAACTACAGCATCAAGTCGCTCGAGCCGCTGTACATGGGCAACGAGCTGCGCACCGGCGAGGTGACCACCGCCACCGATTCGATCACCCAGTACGCCCGCTACTGCGCGCTGCGCGATCAGGGCCGAGCCGACGAAGCGGCCGCGGTGCTCAAGGAGATCGAGGAGTACAACCTGTACGACTGCCGCTCCACCCAGCGGCTGCGGGACTGGCTGATGGTCCGCGTCATCGAAGCCGGGGTGCCGCCGCGCGGGCCGCGGCGGCTGCAGCCCGACGAGTCCGACGAGCTCGCCGACGAGACCGGCGACGAACTCGACCGCCGGCTGCGCGCCTACGCTGGCGACGACGCCGCGGCCCGGACCGCCGAACAGACCGCCGTGGCGATGTACGCCGCCGCCCGCGGCTACCACCGCCGCGAACACAAACCGTTCTGGTGGGCCCATTTCGACCGGATCAACCACCCTGTCGACGAGTGGGCCGAGGACAGCGATGTTTTCCTGATCGAGCGGGTCGAGATCGAGGCCGACTGGCACGTCCCGCCGCGGGCCCGCAAACCGCAGCGCCGGTTGCGGCTGTTCGGTGAGCTGGCCAGCGGGGAGCTCAGCAGCGACATGTACGCGCTGTACGAACCGCCCGTCCCGGCCGGGCTCAGCGGCGATCCGGACCGCCGCGGTTGGGGCACCGTCAGCGTGGTGGAGTGCAACGACCCCGACGTGCCCACCGAGGTCGTCGTCATCGAGCGGCAGCCCAAAGACGGCGCGGTGTTCGATCAGCTGCCGTTCGCGCTGACCCCGCAACCGCCTGTCCGCACCCGGCCGCTGGAGGAGTCCATCGAGGCCACCGCGGCAGCGATCGCCGACGGGCTGCCGCGGCTGCCGTGCGACGCGGTCACCGACATCCTGCTGCGCCGGCCGCCGCGCACCCGCAGCGGCCGGCCGGTGCCGCACGACGGGACGATCGAGGACGATCTCACCGCGGCGGTGCTGGACCTCGACAACTCTTATGTCGCGGTGCACGGCCCGCCCGGCACCGGCAAGACGTTCACCTCGGCGCGGGTGATCGAGCGGCTGGTCAACCGGCACCGCTGGCGCGTCGGGGTGGTGGCCCAGTCGCATGCGGTGGTGGAGAACCTGTTCGCCGATCTGCTGCGCGCCGGTGTGGACGGCGCCCGGGTCGCCAAGAAACCCAACACCGTCAGCGACGGGTGGACCGAACTCGACCCCAAGGCGTTCGCGACGTTTCTCGACGAGCACGCCGCCCGCGGTGAGGGCTGCGTCATCGGCGGCACCGGTTGGGATTTCGCCAACCGGTGCCGGGTTCCGCACCGGGCCCTGGACCTTCTGGTCATCGAGGAGGCGGGACAGTACAGCCTGGCCAACACCATCGCGGTGGCGCCGGCGGCACGCAACCTGATGCTGCTCGGCGACCCGCAGCAGTTGCCGCAGGTCAGCCAGGGCACCCACCCGGAGCCGGTGGACCGTTCGGCGCTGGGCTGGCTGGTCGGCGAGGCGCATACGCTGCCGCCCGAACTGGGTTACTTCCTGGACCGGTCCTACCGGATGCATCCCGCGGTTTGCGCGTCGGTGTCGCGGCTGTCCTACGACGGACGGCTGCAGTCGGTCGCCGAGGTGACCGCCGCGCGCCGCCTCCACGGGTACCAGCCGGGCGTGCGGGTGCTGACCGTCGAGCACACCGACAACGCCACCGAGAGCCCCGAGGAAGCCGACGCCATCGTCGCCCGGATCGGCGCCCTGCTGGGCACACCGTGGACCGACGAACACGGCACGGTCCCGCTCGAGCAGCGTCACGTGCTGGTGGTCACCCCGTACAACGCGCAGGTGGTGCTGCTGCGCCGCCGGCTCGACGCGGCGGGGTACCGCGACGTCGAGGCCGGCACCGTCGACAAGTTCCAGGGCCGCCAGGCTCCGGTGGTGTTCGTGTCGATGGCGGCGTCGTCGGCCGAGAACGTGCCGCGCGGCTTGGGGTTCCTGTTCAACCGCAACCGTCTCAACGTCGCGATCAGCCGGGCCAAGTACCTGTGCGAGATCGTGCAGTCGCCGCAGCTGACCGAGTTCCTGCCCAGCACCCCGGAAGGGCTGCTGGAATTGGGTGCGTTCCTGTGCCTGCCGACATGTGATACACCCGACCGGTGA
- a CDS encoding FAD-binding oxidoreductase: MSLSHTLADIVGRRHVSTDPDVLAARSVDHTGRYRGRASMLVRPASTEQVAEVLRACRDAGAHVTVQGGRTSLVAGTVPEHDDVLLSTELLTELGEVDVIERRIVAGAGVTLAAVQRAAAAAGLLFGVDLAARDTATVGGMASTNAGGLRTVRYGNMGEQVLGLDVALPDGTVLRRHSRVRRDNTGYDLTSLFVGAEGTLGVITGLELRLHPTPAHRITAICGFADLDALVAAGRVFRDLDGIAALELIDGRATTLTAEHAGVPAPVDGAWLLLIELAAGTDPTALLADALDGLPLAGEPAVGVDAAAQQRLWRVREALADVLGVYGPPLKFDVSLPLSAITAFAGEAAALIRSHAAEAIPVLFGHVGEGNLHLNVLRCSAAAERDLYAAMMELIARLGGNVSSEHGVGTRKRDYLGMSRTAADIAAMRAVKQAFDPTGYLNPAVMFGRS; this comes from the coding sequence GTGAGCTTGAGCCACACGCTGGCCGACATCGTCGGCCGGCGCCATGTGAGCACCGACCCGGACGTGCTGGCCGCTCGCAGCGTCGACCACACCGGCCGCTACCGGGGCCGGGCCTCGATGCTGGTGCGGCCGGCGTCGACCGAGCAGGTGGCCGAGGTGCTGCGCGCCTGCCGCGACGCCGGGGCGCATGTCACCGTGCAGGGCGGCCGCACCTCGCTGGTGGCCGGGACGGTGCCCGAACACGACGACGTGCTGCTGTCGACCGAACTGCTGACCGAACTCGGCGAGGTCGACGTGATCGAGCGCCGGATCGTGGCCGGGGCCGGGGTGACACTGGCCGCGGTGCAGCGCGCGGCCGCGGCGGCCGGGCTGCTGTTCGGCGTCGATCTGGCCGCCCGCGACACGGCGACGGTCGGCGGGATGGCGTCGACGAACGCCGGCGGTCTGCGCACGGTGCGCTACGGCAACATGGGCGAGCAGGTGCTGGGACTCGATGTGGCGCTGCCCGACGGGACCGTCCTGCGCCGGCACAGCCGGGTGCGCCGCGACAACACCGGATACGACCTCACCTCGCTGTTCGTCGGGGCCGAGGGCACGCTGGGGGTGATCACCGGGTTGGAGCTGCGGCTGCATCCCACGCCGGCACACCGGATCACCGCGATCTGCGGGTTCGCCGACCTCGACGCGCTGGTGGCGGCCGGACGGGTGTTCCGCGACCTCGACGGGATCGCCGCGCTGGAACTGATCGACGGCCGGGCGACGACGTTGACCGCCGAGCACGCCGGCGTGCCCGCCCCGGTCGACGGCGCGTGGCTGCTGCTGATCGAGCTCGCCGCCGGCACCGACCCCACCGCGCTGCTGGCGGACGCGCTCGACGGCCTGCCGCTGGCCGGCGAGCCCGCCGTCGGGGTGGACGCCGCGGCGCAGCAGCGGCTCTGGCGGGTGCGTGAGGCGCTCGCCGACGTGCTCGGCGTCTACGGTCCCCCACTGAAATTCGATGTGTCACTGCCGCTGTCGGCGATCACGGCGTTCGCCGGCGAGGCCGCCGCGCTGATCCGCAGCCACGCCGCCGAGGCGATCCCGGTGCTGTTCGGCCATGTCGGCGAGGGCAACCTGCACCTGAACGTGCTGCGCTGCAGCGCAGCCGCCGAACGCGACCTGTACGCGGCGATGATGGAGTTGATCGCGCGCCTCGGTGGCAATGTCAGCTCCGAGCACGGCGTCGGTACCCGTAAACGCGACTACCTCGGCATGTCCCGCACCGCCGCCGACATCGCGGCGATGCGCGCCGTCAAGCAGGCGTTCGACCCGACCGGCTACCTGAACCCGGCGGTGATGTTCGGCCGGTCCTGA
- a CDS encoding MFS transporter codes for MHQRLTTRHDQGAADSRRAAGAVANPWPALWAMLVGFFMILLDATIVAVANPAIMADLGADYDSVIWVTSAYLLAYAVPLLVAGRLGDRVGPQTMYLLGLTVFTVASLWCGLSNTIGMLVGARVVQGIGAALLTPQTLSTITRIFPAERRGVAMSVWGATAGVATLVGPLAGGVLVDGLGWQWIFIVNVPVGIVGLGLALWLIPELPTQAHRFDVIGVVLSGVGLFMIVFALQEGQSAGWAPWVWAVLTGGIGVMAFFVIWQDVNPHEPLVPLIVFRDRDFALSNIGVATIGFVSTAMLVPVMFYAQSVCGLSPTRAALLVAPMAIASGVLAPLVGRIVDRSHPRPVIGFGFSLVAIAVTWLSLDVSPTTPIWRLALAFTLAGVGMAFVWSPLAATATRNLPPRLAGAGSGVYNTTRQVGSVLGSAGVAAFMTWRISDEMPGAAAHAPAGDGAVPRLPASLAEPFSAAMAQTLLLPAFVALCGVVAAVFLLGFGTGRPTVFDELDPTRPGDAGQPVDDSPSADDGEDYLEYVVAWHDPDTEPLAVPAEAPTDVSTGDCADPDESWRELVELLLAGDADAAESADPDPAPQPATEQECLKHNGFKPDHNGFTAPLGPTVDGARHHPDDTAPPRHGRHSRFDPEDVLRAWHRR; via the coding sequence ATGCACCAGCGCTTGACCACCCGGCACGACCAGGGCGCCGCCGACTCCCGGCGCGCGGCCGGTGCTGTCGCCAACCCGTGGCCCGCGCTGTGGGCGATGCTGGTCGGCTTCTTCATGATCCTGCTCGACGCCACCATCGTGGCGGTGGCGAACCCGGCCATCATGGCCGACCTCGGCGCCGACTACGACTCGGTCATCTGGGTCACCAGTGCCTATCTGCTGGCCTACGCGGTGCCGTTGCTGGTGGCCGGGCGGCTCGGCGACCGGGTCGGGCCCCAGACCATGTATCTGCTGGGCCTGACTGTGTTCACCGTCGCGTCGTTGTGGTGCGGGTTGTCGAACACGATCGGGATGCTCGTCGGCGCCCGCGTCGTGCAGGGCATCGGCGCGGCGCTGCTCACCCCACAGACGCTGTCGACGATCACCCGGATCTTTCCCGCGGAACGCCGCGGCGTGGCGATGAGCGTGTGGGGCGCGACGGCGGGCGTGGCCACCCTGGTCGGGCCGCTGGCCGGCGGGGTGCTGGTCGACGGGTTGGGTTGGCAGTGGATCTTCATCGTCAACGTCCCCGTCGGCATCGTCGGCCTTGGGCTGGCGTTGTGGCTGATCCCCGAACTGCCCACCCAGGCCCACCGGTTCGACGTGATCGGCGTGGTGCTGAGCGGCGTGGGGCTGTTCATGATCGTCTTCGCGCTGCAGGAGGGACAGTCGGCCGGCTGGGCTCCCTGGGTGTGGGCGGTGCTGACCGGCGGGATCGGGGTGATGGCTTTCTTCGTGATCTGGCAGGACGTCAACCCGCACGAACCGCTGGTGCCGCTGATCGTCTTCCGCGACCGCGACTTCGCGCTGTCCAACATCGGGGTGGCCACGATCGGGTTCGTCTCCACCGCGATGCTGGTGCCGGTCATGTTCTACGCCCAGTCGGTGTGCGGTCTGTCGCCCACCCGCGCGGCGCTGCTGGTCGCCCCGATGGCGATCGCCAGCGGGGTGCTGGCGCCGCTGGTCGGGCGCATCGTGGACCGGTCGCATCCGCGGCCGGTGATCGGCTTCGGGTTCTCGCTGGTCGCGATCGCGGTGACGTGGCTGTCGCTCGACGTGAGCCCGACCACCCCGATCTGGCGGCTGGCGCTGGCGTTCACGCTCGCCGGTGTCGGCATGGCGTTCGTCTGGTCGCCGCTGGCTGCCACCGCGACCCGCAACCTGCCCCCGCGGCTGGCCGGGGCCGGGTCCGGGGTCTACAACACCACCCGCCAGGTGGGGTCGGTGCTCGGCAGCGCCGGGGTGGCGGCGTTCATGACCTGGCGGATCAGCGACGAGATGCCCGGGGCCGCGGCCCACGCGCCGGCCGGTGACGGGGCGGTGCCCCGACTGCCCGCATCGCTGGCCGAACCGTTCTCCGCGGCGATGGCCCAGACGCTGCTGCTGCCGGCGTTCGTCGCCTTGTGCGGGGTGGTGGCGGCGGTGTTTCTGCTGGGCTTCGGGACGGGCCGGCCCACGGTTTTCGACGAACTCGACCCGACCCGGCCCGGGGACGCCGGGCAACCGGTCGACGACTCGCCGTCGGCCGACGACGGCGAGGACTACCTCGAATACGTGGTGGCGTGGCACGACCCGGACACCGAACCGCTGGCCGTGCCCGCCGAAGCGCCGACCGACGTGTCGACCGGCGACTGCGCGGACCCCGACGAGTCGTGGCGCGAACTGGTCGAGTTGCTGCTCGCCGGCGACGCCGATGCGGCCGAAAGCGCCGATCCCGACCCGGCGCCGCAGCCCGCAACCGAGCAGGAATGCCTGAAACACAACGGATTCAAGCCCGACCACAACGGGTTCACGGCTCCGCTCGGCCCGACGGTCGACGGTGCGCGACACCACCCGGACGACACCGCCCCGCCGCGGCACGGCCGGCACAGCCGCTTCGACCCCGAGGACGTGCTGCGCGCCTGGCACCGCCGGTAG
- a CDS encoding MFS transporter: MPGTNNWEAALTSSVATSAAVPITTPAAAPSRIRMIVVLGLMVALGPLTIDMYLPALPNIGDDLGVSSAVAQLTLTGTLLGLGLGQLIVGPLSDALGRRRPLMAGIVLHMLASLLCMFAPNIEVLGVARCLQGMGAAAASVVAVAVVGDLFAESVAATVMSRLILVLGAAPVIAPSLGAAVLLAASWRWVFAALLVLVGALAMSGLFAYIAVAPYVLQGRYGLGQQTFALLFAAGAIALIGATQYNVVLLRRFAPQQIARAALVAAALAASAFLVVTMAGVGGLAGFVVPVWVVLLAMGLVLPNTPAVALSRHPEASGTAAALLGAAQFATGAAIAPLVGVLGNDELALAQVMTVGMVVALLALLAVGVSAAENTSATDDVGADTVPEPA, encoded by the coding sequence ATGCCGGGAACAAACAATTGGGAAGCGGCGCTAACCAGTTCCGTGGCAACATCAGCGGCTGTGCCGATAACGACCCCCGCAGCCGCCCCGAGCCGGATCCGCATGATCGTGGTTCTGGGGCTGATGGTTGCGCTGGGTCCGCTGACGATCGACATGTACCTGCCGGCGTTGCCGAACATCGGCGACGACCTCGGGGTGTCGTCGGCGGTCGCGCAGTTGACGCTGACCGGCACCCTGCTCGGTCTGGGCCTCGGTCAGCTGATCGTCGGGCCGCTGTCGGATGCGCTGGGCCGGCGCCGGCCCCTGATGGCCGGGATCGTGCTGCACATGCTGGCGTCGTTGCTGTGCATGTTCGCCCCGAATATCGAGGTGCTCGGGGTGGCCCGCTGCCTGCAGGGCATGGGTGCGGCGGCCGCGTCGGTGGTCGCGGTCGCGGTGGTCGGCGATCTGTTCGCCGAATCGGTCGCCGCCACGGTGATGTCGCGGCTGATCCTGGTGCTCGGTGCGGCACCGGTGATCGCGCCGTCGCTGGGGGCAGCGGTGCTGCTGGCGGCGTCCTGGCGGTGGGTGTTCGCCGCACTGCTGGTGCTGGTGGGTGCGCTGGCGATGTCCGGGTTGTTCGCCTATATCGCGGTCGCGCCGTACGTGCTGCAGGGCCGCTACGGTCTGGGCCAGCAGACGTTCGCGCTGCTGTTCGCCGCCGGGGCCATCGCGCTGATCGGAGCCACGCAGTACAACGTGGTGCTGTTGCGCCGGTTCGCCCCGCAGCAGATCGCGCGGGCCGCGCTGGTCGCGGCCGCCCTCGCGGCGTCGGCGTTTCTGGTCGTGACGATGGCCGGCGTCGGCGGCCTGGCCGGGTTCGTGGTGCCGGTCTGGGTGGTGCTGCTGGCGATGGGTCTGGTGCTGCCCAACACCCCGGCCGTGGCGCTGTCGCGCCACCCGGAGGCGTCGGGCACCGCGGCCGCGCTGCTCGGGGCGGCGCAGTTCGCCACCGGCGCGGCCATCGCACCGCTGGTCGGGGTGCTGGGCAACGATGAGTTGGCCCTCGCGCAGGTGATGACGGTGGGTATGGTGGTGGCGTTGTTGGCGTTACTGGCGGTGGGCGTCTCCGCAGCCGAGAACACCAGCGCAACGGACGACGTCGGCGCCGACACCGTCCCCGAGCCGGCCTGA
- a CDS encoding type III secretion system chaperone: MSARSKADNRPTTAADGADTDPGTAAKILSNIIERSARVQAPAVRSYVNRLRRAHPEATPAELVTMLEKRYQAAMVASGAAIGSTAAFPGIGTLAAMSALAGEPVLLLEATALFVLAVAEVHGIPLEHRERRRALVLSVLVGEDGRAAVADLLAPRRTRGAWMADGAANLPLPAVSMLNTRLLRYFVKRYTVKRGVMAFGKVLPVGIGAIVGGVGNRMMARRIIANARAAFGPAPAEWPSNVYVLPPPPD, encoded by the coding sequence ATGAGTGCCCGGTCAAAGGCAGACAACCGGCCGACGACGGCCGCCGACGGCGCTGACACCGATCCCGGCACCGCGGCCAAGATCCTCTCGAACATCATCGAGCGCAGCGCCCGCGTGCAGGCTCCGGCGGTGCGCAGCTACGTCAACCGGCTGCGCCGCGCCCACCCCGAGGCGACCCCGGCCGAGCTCGTCACCATGCTCGAGAAGCGGTATCAGGCCGCCATGGTCGCCAGCGGCGCCGCGATCGGCTCGACGGCGGCGTTCCCGGGGATCGGGACGCTGGCGGCGATGTCGGCGCTGGCCGGTGAGCCGGTGCTGCTGCTGGAGGCGACCGCGTTGTTCGTGCTGGCCGTCGCCGAGGTGCACGGCATCCCGCTCGAGCACCGGGAACGACGCCGGGCGCTGGTGCTGTCGGTGCTCGTCGGCGAGGACGGCCGGGCCGCGGTGGCCGATCTGCTCGCCCCGCGCCGCACCCGCGGCGCCTGGATGGCCGACGGCGCGGCGAACCTTCCCCTGCCGGCGGTGTCCATGCTCAACACACGGCTGCTGCGGTACTTCGTCAAGCGCTACACGGTTAAGCGTGGTGTGATGGCCTTCGGCAAAGTGCTGCCGGTCGGTATCGGGGCGATCGTCGGCGGTGTCGGCAACCGGATGATGGCCAGACGCATCATCGCCAACGCCCGCGCGGCGTTCGGCCCGGCGCCGGCGGAGTGGCCGTCGAACGTGTATGTGCTTCCGCCCCCGCCGGACTAA